Proteins encoded by one window of Desulfurococcus sp.:
- a CDS encoding nitroreductase family protein: protein MSEALLELLKSRRSIRRFKPEPIPRELILKIIDTARYAPSSGNSQPWRFIVVEDPEVKRKLSALHVGARPLLNAPLAVVVACVVDESPTSYLLDCANATMYFMLAAHALGLGTVWIQTLRNIEAIRSILELPANVIPVSVLAVGYPAENPPPRPRRSLDKIVYLNKYGEVFPSLP from the coding sequence ATGAGTGAAGCCCTGCTAGAGCTTCTTAAGTCGAGGCGGAGTATAAGACGGTTTAAACCTGAGCCTATTCCTAGAGAGCTAATCTTGAAGATTATTGATACAGCTAGGTATGCACCGAGCTCTGGGAATAGCCAGCCATGGAGGTTCATTGTTGTTGAGGATCCCGAGGTGAAACGTAAGCTCAGCGCTTTACACGTGGGGGCTAGACCACTACTGAACGCGCCTCTCGCTGTAGTCGTCGCGTGCGTGGTTGATGAATCACCTACATCTTATCTCCTCGACTGCGCTAATGCAACAATGTACTTCATGCTGGCAGCACATGCACTAGGGCTTGGCACAGTATGGATTCAGACACTAAGAAACATTGAAGCAATTAGATCTATATTGGAGTTGCCAGCTAACGTGATACCGGTATCAGTGCTAGCAGTAGGCTATCCAGCTGAGAATCCACCACCTAGACCCAGGAGAAGCCTTGATAAAATAGTCTACTTGAATAAGTACGGGGAGGTATTTCCAAGCCTGCCTTAG
- a CDS encoding rhomboid family intramembrane serine protease, with translation MVVVPGERVRVRGSAKVTYLLVLANTLIYLYTSYPYMFLQSTEESVYSLGFIPALLFTNPIQGVVRVFTSMFTHADIFHIFFNMYFLWLFGKSVEGYLGSRKYLSLYMLSGIAATLFYVAIIPVGGYDSLVIPAIGASGAISGVLGSYLLLFPHTRLIWCMFFLFLPYCIPVPASLFLVVWFAEQVIYGYARLGGVAFFAHVGGFIAGIAMTYLIARRASRQYAYWAFSSLYDWYRSIGVIFTGRRGLGKITKAVLIIFLVAVAAGFAYSLYTLTSEPPLTYIMRAQASSGTATASDTVSLVVYRDGGVEISYSPVDVVRILLGRMQPYIYNPSLSGESLVIDATYSVTIRGLTVPVELHANASYDSSGVILYGSGWMNTRVVNIRVSSLGESAVLGNPITINFELHSERLRMETALSLGGIASLALTILAIISVKKADEVSAFTEEYTYIPPLL, from the coding sequence ATGGTTGTGGTTCCAGGAGAGAGAGTTAGGGTGAGAGGCTCAGCTAAGGTAACTTATCTCCTAGTGCTCGCTAATACATTAATCTACCTTTACACTAGCTACCCATACATGTTTCTCCAGTCAACCGAGGAGAGCGTTTACTCTCTAGGCTTTATCCCCGCTCTACTGTTCACTAATCCCATTCAAGGCGTAGTAAGAGTGTTTACATCAATGTTTACTCATGCAGACATCTTTCACATATTCTTCAATATGTACTTCCTCTGGTTGTTCGGTAAGAGTGTTGAAGGCTACCTTGGCTCGAGGAAGTATCTTTCACTCTATATGCTCTCAGGGATTGCAGCCACACTATTCTATGTGGCTATAATTCCAGTTGGAGGATATGATTCACTAGTTATACCTGCTATAGGTGCATCGGGGGCGATAAGTGGTGTCCTCGGCTCATACCTCCTGCTATTCCCTCACACTAGGCTCATATGGTGCATGTTCTTCTTATTCCTGCCTTACTGTATTCCTGTTCCAGCTTCACTATTCCTCGTGGTGTGGTTTGCGGAGCAAGTGATATACGGGTATGCTAGGCTTGGAGGAGTTGCATTCTTCGCTCATGTGGGTGGATTTATAGCTGGAATTGCCATGACCTACCTTATCGCGAGGAGGGCTTCCAGGCAGTACGCTTACTGGGCTTTTAGTAGTCTATACGACTGGTATAGGAGCATAGGTGTGATCTTTACTGGAAGGCGCGGGCTAGGAAAGATCACTAAGGCGGTATTAATAATCTTTCTGGTGGCTGTGGCAGCAGGCTTCGCTTACAGCCTCTACACTCTTACATCCGAGCCCCCGTTAACGTATATTATGAGAGCTCAGGCTTCCAGCGGTACAGCTACAGCATCAGATACAGTATCCCTTGTAGTATACAGGGATGGCGGCGTGGAGATATCCTACAGCCCAGTTGACGTAGTCAGGATACTGCTAGGTAGAATGCAACCCTACATCTACAATCCCAGTTTAAGTGGGGAAAGTCTAGTGATAGATGCAACTTATAGCGTGACTATACGTGGATTAACGGTTCCAGTAGAGCTACACGCGAATGCTTCATACGATAGCAGTGGTGTTATTCTCTACGGGAGTGGATGGATGAATACACGCGTAGTGAACATAAGGGTATCTAGCCTAGGTGAGAGCGCCGTGCTAGGAAACCCTATTACTATAAACTTCGAGCTGCACTCGGAGAGATTGAGGATGGAGACCGCGCTCAGCCTTGGTGGCATAGCATCCCTGGCTCTAACGATCCTCGCCATAATCTCAGTTAAGAAGGCTGACGAAGTCTCAGCTTTCACAGAGGAGTACACGTATATACCTCCACTACTCTAA
- a CDS encoding TATA-box-binding protein has protein sequence MSKALPFKTSYRVENIVATVILEHDLDLELIETRIPSITYKPDQFPGLIFRLEKPRATALIFRSGKMVVTGTKSTQQLVEAVKRIIKTFMKNGIDIHGRPRVQIQNIVAGGDIHAYVNLEKAAYTLEDSMYEPEQFPGLIHRMRDPRVVLLIFSSGKMVITGAKEEGEVERAVHNIARQLYEAGCIVEARPEEE, from the coding sequence ATGAGCAAGGCCCTTCCCTTTAAAACCAGTTATCGCGTTGAAAACATTGTGGCTACAGTCATCCTAGAGCACGACCTTGACTTAGAGCTCATTGAAACCAGAATTCCAAGTATAACCTACAAGCCTGATCAGTTCCCAGGCTTAATATTCAGGCTTGAGAAGCCTAGAGCCACCGCACTAATATTCAGGTCGGGTAAAATGGTGGTTACAGGCACTAAGAGCACTCAGCAGCTTGTAGAGGCAGTTAAAAGAATCATAAAGACGTTCATGAAAAACGGTATTGACATACATGGTAGACCACGAGTTCAAATACAGAATATTGTCGCAGGCGGTGACATCCACGCGTACGTCAATCTTGAGAAAGCAGCCTACACGCTTGAAGACAGCATGTATGAGCCGGAGCAGTTCCCTGGTTTAATACATAGGATGAGAGATCCTAGAGTAGTCCTCTTGATATTCAGTAGTGGTAAAATGGTGATTACAGGAGCTAAAGAAGAAGGCGAGGTTGAACGCGCCGTACACAATATAGCTAGGCAGCTCTATGAGGCTGGATGCATCGTTGAAGCCCGTCCTGAAGAAGAATAG
- a CDS encoding DUF2070 family protein, giving the protein MKLYKPRTSVSKYYTVLFTLPHWRTLAALLVVLSTVLLILQGAGATPLLVNSIMLVIVLRIYGLLYPSTVFYKLKRILGLTLVVLLYTLLYDVVTKDWILAVTASSTLVIAVLQGLDGTRWWRYIIAVSPAFTSIAISSLVVEEPLGLAVSRASILLLLFIVLDYVIYLVLSRHRVNSFSAPDLGTLYLQNWLDRKKDIERVFEALSTYEIVHPQAIYLDDLVVVYTDLHYGPFSNTGSSELPGELKKLLGRLGYTAITLHGYGFHDRNLASSRYLAEYLKRVQSMILDAGRVRLQYHGALRLSGEDNWEILMLVFDKLILAFTSRPGRGIDDPPYYVYMRFNATVKRMGLGNLILVDSHNWEKEVEHDIRALENLLEEALNQALELKKLPPVEVLSRYVCFKSKSPGLIEGDACLLEIAGEGRGRVVLLYLRGNNMKPGLRDQLVKILRELTGADYVEVFTNDEHSETGTRATLTYVPVHESPELLRDLEEAVRELVSKPYMRGAFYSSMRFDAKVMGYSARVLEDLLKETYIESTVLLLSYAFLLPLVAWMLGFH; this is encoded by the coding sequence ATGAAGCTGTACAAGCCTAGAACATCAGTAAGCAAGTACTACACGGTTCTCTTCACGCTACCCCACTGGAGAACTCTTGCAGCTCTACTCGTAGTACTCTCTACTGTGCTCTTAATACTTCAAGGAGCAGGTGCTACGCCACTACTAGTGAATTCCATAATGCTTGTAATCGTATTGAGGATCTATGGGCTGCTTTATCCATCCACTGTATTCTACAAGTTGAAGAGAATACTTGGCCTCACACTAGTGGTACTACTGTATACTCTGCTGTACGATGTGGTGACAAAGGATTGGATTCTAGCTGTTACCGCGTCTTCTACTCTAGTGATAGCTGTGCTTCAAGGGCTTGATGGAACCAGGTGGTGGAGGTATATTATAGCGGTTTCACCAGCCTTTACATCAATAGCTATATCCTCCCTTGTAGTGGAGGAGCCGTTGGGTCTAGCTGTAAGTAGAGCTTCAATCCTTCTACTGCTATTCATAGTGCTAGACTACGTGATATACCTCGTGCTGAGTAGGCATAGGGTAAACAGTTTTAGTGCACCAGACCTCGGTACGCTGTACCTACAGAACTGGCTTGATAGGAAAAAAGATATAGAGAGAGTTTTTGAAGCCCTATCCACCTATGAGATCGTGCACCCGCAAGCCATATACCTGGATGACCTAGTGGTAGTCTACACGGACCTACACTACGGCCCGTTCTCTAATACTGGTAGCAGTGAGCTGCCAGGCGAGTTGAAGAAGCTATTGGGGAGGCTAGGCTATACAGCTATAACGCTACACGGATACGGGTTCCACGATAGAAATCTCGCTTCAAGCAGGTATCTTGCAGAGTACTTGAAGAGAGTTCAATCCATGATCCTCGACGCTGGGAGAGTGAGATTACAGTATCATGGCGCACTGAGACTGAGTGGAGAAGACAACTGGGAGATTCTAATGCTCGTCTTTGATAAGCTGATCCTGGCGTTTACTTCGAGACCTGGTAGGGGTATTGACGACCCACCATACTACGTGTACATGCGTTTTAACGCTACAGTGAAGAGAATGGGGTTAGGGAACCTCATTCTAGTTGACTCGCATAACTGGGAGAAGGAAGTAGAGCATGATATAAGAGCACTTGAAAACCTCCTTGAGGAAGCTTTAAATCAAGCTCTAGAATTGAAGAAGCTTCCACCCGTAGAAGTGTTATCAAGATACGTGTGCTTTAAGTCGAAGTCGCCAGGGTTGATCGAGGGGGATGCATGCCTGCTCGAAATAGCCGGGGAAGGGCGGGGGAGAGTAGTCCTCCTCTACCTTAGAGGAAACAATATGAAGCCAGGCCTCAGGGATCAACTGGTCAAGATTCTCAGGGAGCTGACTGGAGCCGACTACGTGGAGGTATTCACGAATGACGAGCATAGTGAAACCGGTACCAGAGCTACTCTAACCTATGTACCAGTACACGAGTCGCCAGAGCTTCTACGGGATCTAGAGGAAGCTGTAAGAGAGCTGGTATCAAAGCCCTATATGCGTGGAGCCTTCTACTCTTCAATGAGGTTTGATGCTAAAGTTATGGGTTACTCAGCACGCGTGCTCGAAGACCTGCTTAAGGAGACGTATATCGAGTCAACAGTACTCTTATTATCCTATGCTTTTCTTCTACCACTAGTAGCCTGGATGCTGGGATTCCACTAG
- a CDS encoding glycosyltransferase, giving the protein MVGIIFLCKDAGGYRGSMMSQWITLETGSLVSQLAVIYGLILLLAGRFIVKIAVSLGLGLIGGYIAYLSAIHAGLGYTGSLAVFIVVSILVTLVGWFLFRITISLLASLSIWPILANLPFMHRLEVLSILVFILLFLFFYVVSDILVTSITVIAGLALIYVGLSRLSSPLLALLFIVLLVSLRIYLYISFKW; this is encoded by the coding sequence ATGGTGGGGATAATATTTCTATGCAAGGATGCCGGCGGCTACAGGGGTTCCATGATGAGCCAGTGGATAACCTTAGAGACGGGTAGCCTGGTTTCACAGCTGGCTGTTATTTACGGCTTGATCCTGCTTCTAGCTGGAAGGTTTATCGTTAAGATCGCTGTATCTTTAGGCTTAGGCTTGATTGGAGGCTACATAGCCTATTTAAGTGCTATACATGCTGGCCTAGGATACACTGGGTCACTTGCAGTCTTCATCGTGGTTTCCATCCTGGTGACGCTGGTAGGCTGGTTTCTCTTCAGGATCACTATATCTCTGCTGGCATCTCTATCCATATGGCCTATTCTAGCGAATCTCCCCTTCATGCATCGCTTAGAGGTGCTCTCTATACTAGTCTTTATACTGCTATTCTTATTCTTCTATGTTGTTTCAGATATACTCGTAACATCTATTACAGTTATAGCCGGGCTAGCATTGATTTACGTGGGTTTATCCCGGCTTTCCAGTCCTCTACTGGCATTACTATTTATAGTTCTGCTCGTATCTCTCCGCATATACCTATATATTTCATTCAAGTGGTGA
- a CDS encoding ATP/GTP-binding protein translates to MVVVAVFVGPAGSGKTSLVKSYSEWARRNLLLKTAIVNLDPGAEELGYTPTLDIREFFTLRDVMAKYGLGPNGAFVKSSELLLDYIDLMLAKPPFSNMHKWDLVLVDTPGQMEAFIFRPAGNIFLRHIARRGNTVLAYLIDASTVESVADAVTLWFIYVLLQVKTGLTTVPVVSKTDAARRPEILRLIVENPSDLVKLASSEHSFAVEIIPDLLNVAMKTKGPYRAVEVSVVENRGFYELHSLIHEAFCACGDLT, encoded by the coding sequence ATGGTGGTTGTCGCTGTATTTGTGGGTCCAGCTGGTTCAGGCAAGACTAGCCTTGTTAAATCCTATAGTGAGTGGGCTCGGAGAAACCTGCTTTTAAAGACAGCAATAGTGAATTTAGACCCGGGTGCTGAGGAGCTAGGCTATACTCCTACTCTCGATATAAGAGAGTTTTTCACGCTGAGAGATGTAATGGCTAAGTACGGTCTAGGACCTAATGGTGCCTTCGTGAAATCCTCAGAGCTACTACTTGATTACATTGACCTCATGCTAGCTAAGCCTCCCTTCTCCAACATGCATAAATGGGATCTTGTGCTAGTGGATACACCTGGACAGATGGAGGCATTTATATTCAGGCCTGCCGGCAACATCTTCCTCAGGCATATAGCTAGGCGTGGAAACACAGTACTAGCATATCTTATAGACGCTTCAACCGTAGAATCCGTTGCTGATGCTGTCACGCTCTGGTTCATCTACGTTCTCCTGCAAGTGAAGACGGGTTTAACTACAGTTCCCGTGGTCAGCAAAACAGATGCGGCCAGGAGACCTGAGATACTGCGATTAATAGTTGAAAACCCATCAGATCTGGTTAAGCTGGCATCTAGTGAGCACAGTTTTGCCGTTGAAATTATACCAGACCTACTTAACGTGGCTATGAAGACTAAGGGGCCATATAGAGCTGTTGAAGTATCGGTAGTCGAGAATAGAGGGTTTTACGAGCTACACTCTCTAATTCATGAAGCTTTCTGTGCTTGCGGAGATTTAACCTGA